Proteins co-encoded in one Apis mellifera strain DH4 linkage group LG15, Amel_HAv3.1, whole genome shotgun sequence genomic window:
- the LOC102654111 gene encoding platelet glycoprotein V isoform X3, giving the protein MGRLSCPFVTVFTTIVFITSVEDKPRTEASRDCANPEPSFEQSVIKEMVGVGSDRTKGEKNVSIGNVVVATIFEEFETRLSRLERRLRAIEQPVWQMSSGEEDWEICAEGPCRCQPEIKLVSCWRQDLLDLPAAQLVPRDVLKLDASSNKLRNLPESLFLSTTLLVLLDLSCNRISSFLPGIFHGLTMLEELLLGKNRLSVLPVDLFKDLTSLKYLGLEENRLRELPDELFRTQTSLRELNFRSNQLSEISARLLAPLEQLNSLEMSNNKIARINPTAFQGLVALKELQLGHNRLRNLTPGLFSMSASLERLVLYANGIENLLRGTFQGLSNLTSLFLHSNHLRIMHPDLFQDTPNLRKLRQLESNYLSSLPPRILDAVESIEQLRLARNPWHCDCAASYLATWLQRMYLTRVNDTNSSENLGIWEFGAGAVCRGPGTLGGRLLLRLTFHELCEGQWASMKGLVPRLPIDLISGRNVASTDNPFSRNESVSTPNLSRSTIPSQR; this is encoded by the exons ATGGGTCGCCTCTCGTGTCCGTTCGTCACCGTATTCACGACCATTGTTTTTATTACGTCTGTCGAAGATAAGCCTCGAACCGAGGCGTCCCGCGATTGCGCGAATCCCGAGCCGAGTTTCGAGCAGTCGGTAATAAAGGAGATGGTCGGTGTAGGGTCGGATCGAacgaaaggagagaagaacgTATCGATCGGTAACGTTGTCGTGGCTACGATTTTCGAGGAGTTCGAGACTCGTTTATCTCGTCTGGAAAGAAGACTCAGAGCGATCGAGCAACCCG TTTGGCAGATGAGCTCAGGCGAGGAAGACTGGGAGATTTGCGCCGAAGGGCCGTGTAGGTGTCAACCGGAAATAAAATTGGTGTCCTGTTGGAGGCAGGATCTGTTGGATCTTCCTGCGGCGCAGCTAGTTCCTCGGGACGTGTTAAAATT AGATGCGTCTTCGAATAAGTTGCGAAATCTACCAGAGAGCCTCTTCTTGAGCACAACGTTGCTAGTATTGCTCGACCTCTCCTGTAATCGAATATCGAGCTTTTTACCGGGAATATTCCACGGGTTGACCATGCTGGAAGAGCTATTGCTTGGAAAAAATCGACTGTCGGTACTACCTGTCGACCTATTTAAAGACTTGACGAGTCTCAAGTATCTTGGTTTGGAAGAGAATCGACTGAGAGAATTACCCGATGAATTATTTCGGACGCAAACGTCACTTCGCGAGTTGAACTTCAGAAGTAATCAATTGTCGGAGATATCTGCGAGATTACTGGCGCCTCTCGAACAACTAAACTCTCTTGAAATGTCCAATAACAAGATAGCTCGA ATCAATCCGACTGCATTTCAAGGTTTGGTAGCGTTGAAGGAACTTCAACTGGGACACAATCGTTTAAGAAACTTGACGCCTGGACTGTTTTCAATGTCTGCCAGTTTGGAAAGATTGGTATTGTACGCAAATGGAATAGAGAATTTATTGCGCGGCACGTTCCAAGGCTTATCTAATTTGACATCGCTTTTTCTGCACTCGAATCACTTGAGAATTATGCATCCCGATTTATTCCAAGATACGCCGAATCTGCGAAAACT CAGGCAGCtagaatcgaattatttatcgtcGTTGCCGCCTCGGATTTTAGACGCCGTAGAATCGATCGAACAGCTTCGTCTCGCTAGAAACCCATGGCACTGCGATTGTGCTGCCTCCTATCTGGCTACATGGTTGCAAAGAATGTACCTAACGCGGGTAAATGACACAAACTCGTCCGAGAATTTGGGCATTTGGGAATTTGGTGCAGGAGCGGTTTGTAGAGGGCCCGGTACTCTCGGTGGCAGACTGTTGCTTCGTTTAACGTTTCACGAACTCTGTGAAGGACAATGGGCTTCGATGAAGGGTTTGGTTCCTCGACTTCCGATAGATCTCATCAGTGGTCGAAACGTCGCTTCCACCGATAATCCTTTTTCGCGAAACGAGTCCGTCTCGACGCCTAACCTCTCTCGTTCCACCATTCCTTCGCAGAGATAA
- the LOC102654111 gene encoding platelet glycoprotein V isoform X1: MGRLSCPFVTVFTTIVFITSVEDKPRTEASRDCANPEPSFEQSVIKEMVGVGSDRTKGEKNVSIGNVVVATIFEEFETRLSRLERRLRAIEQPVWQMSSGEEDWEICAEGPCRCQPEIKLVSCWRQDLLDLPAAQLVPRDVLKLDLAGNRLTTLHRDTFLDMTRLNHLDLSDNSIEHLPLNLFFSLHAVARIRLSKNLLGELHRSQFFNTRNLRILDASSNKLRNLPESLFLSTTLLVLLDLSCNRISSFLPGIFHGLTMLEELLLGKNRLSVLPVDLFKDLTSLKYLGLEENRLRELPDELFRTQTSLRELNFRSNQLSEISARLLAPLEQLNSLEMSNNKIARINPTAFQGLVALKELQLGHNRLRNLTPGLFSMSASLERLVLYANGIENLLRGTFQGLSNLTSLFLHSNHLRIMHPDLFQDTPNLRKLRQLESNYLSSLPPRILDAVESIEQLRLARNPWHCDCAASYLATWLQRMYLTRVNDTNSSENLGIWEFGAGAVCRGPGTLGGRLLLRLTFHELCEGQWASMKGLVPRLPIDLISGRNVASTDNPFSRNESVSTPNLSRSTIPSQR; this comes from the exons ATGGGTCGCCTCTCGTGTCCGTTCGTCACCGTATTCACGACCATTGTTTTTATTACGTCTGTCGAAGATAAGCCTCGAACCGAGGCGTCCCGCGATTGCGCGAATCCCGAGCCGAGTTTCGAGCAGTCGGTAATAAAGGAGATGGTCGGTGTAGGGTCGGATCGAacgaaaggagagaagaacgTATCGATCGGTAACGTTGTCGTGGCTACGATTTTCGAGGAGTTCGAGACTCGTTTATCTCGTCTGGAAAGAAGACTCAGAGCGATCGAGCAACCCG TTTGGCAGATGAGCTCAGGCGAGGAAGACTGGGAGATTTGCGCCGAAGGGCCGTGTAGGTGTCAACCGGAAATAAAATTGGTGTCCTGTTGGAGGCAGGATCTGTTGGATCTTCCTGCGGCGCAGCTAGTTCCTCGGGACGTGTTAAAATT GGATTTGGCTGGTAATCGACTGACGACGCTTCACAGGGATACCTTTTTGGACATGACACGGTTGAATCATCT AGATCTGAGCGACAACTCGATAGAGCATCTTCCGTTAAACTTGTTTTTCTCGTTGCACGCTGTTGCGCGGATCAGATTGAGCAAAAATTTACTCGGGGAATTGCATCGATCTCAATTCTTCAACACGCGAAATCTTCGTATTCT AGATGCGTCTTCGAATAAGTTGCGAAATCTACCAGAGAGCCTCTTCTTGAGCACAACGTTGCTAGTATTGCTCGACCTCTCCTGTAATCGAATATCGAGCTTTTTACCGGGAATATTCCACGGGTTGACCATGCTGGAAGAGCTATTGCTTGGAAAAAATCGACTGTCGGTACTACCTGTCGACCTATTTAAAGACTTGACGAGTCTCAAGTATCTTGGTTTGGAAGAGAATCGACTGAGAGAATTACCCGATGAATTATTTCGGACGCAAACGTCACTTCGCGAGTTGAACTTCAGAAGTAATCAATTGTCGGAGATATCTGCGAGATTACTGGCGCCTCTCGAACAACTAAACTCTCTTGAAATGTCCAATAACAAGATAGCTCGA ATCAATCCGACTGCATTTCAAGGTTTGGTAGCGTTGAAGGAACTTCAACTGGGACACAATCGTTTAAGAAACTTGACGCCTGGACTGTTTTCAATGTCTGCCAGTTTGGAAAGATTGGTATTGTACGCAAATGGAATAGAGAATTTATTGCGCGGCACGTTCCAAGGCTTATCTAATTTGACATCGCTTTTTCTGCACTCGAATCACTTGAGAATTATGCATCCCGATTTATTCCAAGATACGCCGAATCTGCGAAAACT CAGGCAGCtagaatcgaattatttatcgtcGTTGCCGCCTCGGATTTTAGACGCCGTAGAATCGATCGAACAGCTTCGTCTCGCTAGAAACCCATGGCACTGCGATTGTGCTGCCTCCTATCTGGCTACATGGTTGCAAAGAATGTACCTAACGCGGGTAAATGACACAAACTCGTCCGAGAATTTGGGCATTTGGGAATTTGGTGCAGGAGCGGTTTGTAGAGGGCCCGGTACTCTCGGTGGCAGACTGTTGCTTCGTTTAACGTTTCACGAACTCTGTGAAGGACAATGGGCTTCGATGAAGGGTTTGGTTCCTCGACTTCCGATAGATCTCATCAGTGGTCGAAACGTCGCTTCCACCGATAATCCTTTTTCGCGAAACGAGTCCGTCTCGACGCCTAACCTCTCTCGTTCCACCATTCCTTCGCAGAGATAA
- the LOC102654111 gene encoding platelet glycoprotein V isoform X2 produces MGRLSCPFVTVFTTIVFITSVEDKPRTEASRDCANPEPSFEQSVIKEMVGVGSDRTKGEKNVSIGNVVVATIFEEFETRLSRLERRLRAIEQPVWQMSSGEEDWEICAEGPCRCQPEIKLVSCWRQDLLDLPAAQLVPRDVLKLDLAGNRLTTLHRDTFLDMTRLNHLDLSDNSIEHLPLNLFFSLHAVARIRLSKNLLGELHRSQFFNTRNLRILDASSNKLRNLPESLFLSTTLLVLLDLSCNRISSFLPGIFHGLTMLEELLLGKNRLSVLPVDLFKDLTSLKYLGLEENRLRELPDELFRTQTSLRELNFRSNQLSEISARLLAPLEQLNSLEMSNNKIARINPTAFQGLVALKELQLGHNRLRNLTPGLFSMSASLERLVLYANGIENLLRGTFQGLSNLTSLFLHSNHLRIMHPDLFQDTPNLRKLQLESNYLSSLPPRILDAVESIEQLRLARNPWHCDCAASYLATWLQRMYLTRVNDTNSSENLGIWEFGAGAVCRGPGTLGGRLLLRLTFHELCEGQWASMKGLVPRLPIDLISGRNVASTDNPFSRNESVSTPNLSRSTIPSQR; encoded by the exons ATGGGTCGCCTCTCGTGTCCGTTCGTCACCGTATTCACGACCATTGTTTTTATTACGTCTGTCGAAGATAAGCCTCGAACCGAGGCGTCCCGCGATTGCGCGAATCCCGAGCCGAGTTTCGAGCAGTCGGTAATAAAGGAGATGGTCGGTGTAGGGTCGGATCGAacgaaaggagagaagaacgTATCGATCGGTAACGTTGTCGTGGCTACGATTTTCGAGGAGTTCGAGACTCGTTTATCTCGTCTGGAAAGAAGACTCAGAGCGATCGAGCAACCCG TTTGGCAGATGAGCTCAGGCGAGGAAGACTGGGAGATTTGCGCCGAAGGGCCGTGTAGGTGTCAACCGGAAATAAAATTGGTGTCCTGTTGGAGGCAGGATCTGTTGGATCTTCCTGCGGCGCAGCTAGTTCCTCGGGACGTGTTAAAATT GGATTTGGCTGGTAATCGACTGACGACGCTTCACAGGGATACCTTTTTGGACATGACACGGTTGAATCATCT AGATCTGAGCGACAACTCGATAGAGCATCTTCCGTTAAACTTGTTTTTCTCGTTGCACGCTGTTGCGCGGATCAGATTGAGCAAAAATTTACTCGGGGAATTGCATCGATCTCAATTCTTCAACACGCGAAATCTTCGTATTCT AGATGCGTCTTCGAATAAGTTGCGAAATCTACCAGAGAGCCTCTTCTTGAGCACAACGTTGCTAGTATTGCTCGACCTCTCCTGTAATCGAATATCGAGCTTTTTACCGGGAATATTCCACGGGTTGACCATGCTGGAAGAGCTATTGCTTGGAAAAAATCGACTGTCGGTACTACCTGTCGACCTATTTAAAGACTTGACGAGTCTCAAGTATCTTGGTTTGGAAGAGAATCGACTGAGAGAATTACCCGATGAATTATTTCGGACGCAAACGTCACTTCGCGAGTTGAACTTCAGAAGTAATCAATTGTCGGAGATATCTGCGAGATTACTGGCGCCTCTCGAACAACTAAACTCTCTTGAAATGTCCAATAACAAGATAGCTCGA ATCAATCCGACTGCATTTCAAGGTTTGGTAGCGTTGAAGGAACTTCAACTGGGACACAATCGTTTAAGAAACTTGACGCCTGGACTGTTTTCAATGTCTGCCAGTTTGGAAAGATTGGTATTGTACGCAAATGGAATAGAGAATTTATTGCGCGGCACGTTCCAAGGCTTATCTAATTTGACATCGCTTTTTCTGCACTCGAATCACTTGAGAATTATGCATCCCGATTTATTCCAAGATACGCCGAATCTGCGAAAACT GCAGCtagaatcgaattatttatcgtcGTTGCCGCCTCGGATTTTAGACGCCGTAGAATCGATCGAACAGCTTCGTCTCGCTAGAAACCCATGGCACTGCGATTGTGCTGCCTCCTATCTGGCTACATGGTTGCAAAGAATGTACCTAACGCGGGTAAATGACACAAACTCGTCCGAGAATTTGGGCATTTGGGAATTTGGTGCAGGAGCGGTTTGTAGAGGGCCCGGTACTCTCGGTGGCAGACTGTTGCTTCGTTTAACGTTTCACGAACTCTGTGAAGGACAATGGGCTTCGATGAAGGGTTTGGTTCCTCGACTTCCGATAGATCTCATCAGTGGTCGAAACGTCGCTTCCACCGATAATCCTTTTTCGCGAAACGAGTCCGTCTCGACGCCTAACCTCTCTCGTTCCACCATTCCTTCGCAGAGATAA
- the LOC102656354 gene encoding uncharacterized protein LOC102656354, translated as MKSIVLLALVVACALVLAETASTSSSTKPVKEPKEIKEAATASKDVKAAKEAAKKKKDCARECGTAYEPICAHDPNDATSKPRTFGTECALNVHNCEMGTKLVMKSKGECPGSGGVRLS; from the exons ATGAAGTCGATCGTTTTACTAG CGTTGGTCGTCGCGTGCGCCCTCGTCTTGGCCGAGACGGCGAGCACCTCTTCCTCGACGAAACCGGTCAAAGAGCCGAAGGAGATCAAGGAGGCCGCGACGGCTTCGAAGGACGTGAAGGCCGCCAAGGAGGcggcgaagaagaagaaggactGCGCGCGCGAATGCGGCACGGCGTACGAGCCGATTTGCGCCCATGATCCGAACGACGCCACGTCCAAACCGAGAACGTTCGGAACAGAGTGCGCCCTCAACGTTCACAACTGCGAGATGGGGACGA aattgGTGATGAAGAGCAAAGGCGAGTGTCCAGGATCCGGCGGCGTGAGGCTCTCTTGA
- the LOC408510 gene encoding uncharacterized protein LOC408510 produces MFAHRAGYLSLVLGLLLPLILITNGDIEVGIPEYEVNPSNVSSSILDHEMEPRSDDSSVVNRSVERKSGGPFSYRRDSYLEALRHSRTSTDPREGIVDAVATGSFHRRKEQSFGPVYTIKRSEITPPSSSRVVHADSFSMAASDSYSLPSRTSVDFNGVKNTYGPPSSYGPPSNDYSYGEYGGGYQPQQAYGAPHGISESVQLSLPSIDFSWPFALKLNAFTLAKILLKLVIFKMIVKFIAVICLLLFIPKLEIKKDKGNNMQNNDDEDEGRFLNANSMVWDRLNRLTLVVHDAMKQYGVDMDKPRSSTDKGCSTLRCQIRRSFEEQDESWPDYEQLLQNYIMEETRLIQDKS; encoded by the exons ATGTTCGCGCATCGCGCAGGATATTTGTCCCTCGTCCTTGGACTTCTATTGCCACTGATCCTTATCACCAACGGGGATATCGAAGTCGGGATACCTGAATACGAAGTTAATCCGTCCAACGTTTCGTCGTCCATTCTCGATCACGAGATGGAGCCTCGTTCCGACGATTCGTCCGTCGTTAATAGAAGCGTGGAAAGAAAAAGCGGCGGCCCTTTCAGTTATCGAAGGGACAGTTACCTGGAGGCTTTAAGGCATTCTCGCACCAGCACCGATCCCCGCGAGGGGATCGTCGACGCGGTTGCAACTGGATCGTTCCATCGAAGGAAGGAGCAATCGTTCGGGCCTGTTTACACGATCAAGCGTTCCGAGATAacgcctccctcctcctctcgcgtCGTTCACGCGGACTCTTTCTCCATGGCGGCCAGCGACTCCTATTCCCTGCCGAGTCGAACGTCCGTCGATTTTAACGGCGTTAAAAATACTTACGGACCCCCCTCTTCGTACGGGCCACCCTCTAACGATTATTCTTACGGGGAGTACGGAGGTGGTTATCAGCCACAGCAAG CTTACGGGGCGCCGCACGGTATATCCGAGTCTGTGCAactctcccttccctccatCGATTTCTCGTGGCCGTTCGCGCTCAAGCTGAACGCCTTCACCCTTGCCAAGATACTCCTCAAGCTGGTCATCTTTAAGATGATCGTCAAGTTCATCGCTGTCATCTGCCTGTTGCTGTTCATCCCGAAACTCGAGATCAAGAAAGACAAGGGGAACAATATGCAGaacaacgacgacgaggacgaagGACGTTTTCTGAATG CAAACTCGATGGTGTGGGACAGATTGAATCGCTTAACCTTGGTTGTGCACGACGCGATGAAGCAATACGGAGTCGATATGGATAAACCACGGTCGAGCACCGATAAAGGATGCTCGACGCTTCGCTGCCAAATACGAAGATCCTTCGAAGAACAGGACGAATCCTGGCCGGATTACGAACAACTGTTGCAGAACTATATCATGGAGGAGACTCGGCTCATACAAGACAAATCTTGA